In the genome of Vicia villosa cultivar HV-30 ecotype Madison, WI linkage group LG7, Vvil1.0, whole genome shotgun sequence, one region contains:
- the LOC131618817 gene encoding G-type lectin S-receptor-like serine/threonine-protein kinase At4g27290 has translation MGIGILSLVFIVLCILIPSLKFSIAVDTIKISESITNGMTLVSQGDKFVLGFFSPMDSNKSYLGIWYKNIPDKTIVWVANGVKPINDSTSGILTLNKTGSLVLEQNDKVVWYTTSQQGSLNPVAQLLDSGNLVVRDENETNPEAYLWQSFDYPSDTILPRMKLGWNLRTHTERRMTSWKSPDDPSPGNLYWGSLLYNYPEQYLMHGTKKFVRIGPWNVVHFSGLPDEKPNNIYAFNFVSNKDEMYYTYTLVNDSVIISLVINQTTMTSYRSVWIEDQQIWRVVKSLPKDRCDLYGICGAYGTCIITASQICNCLSGFSPKSPTAWNSSDWTQGCVRSKPLNCTNKLKDGFLKVEGVKVPDCTHSWVDETIGLNECRAKCLNNCSCMAYTNFNVSGKGSGCVMWFGDLIDLRTFEDEGQDLYIRMDASELGRGNHCSILSEHSEIIELEGGRGSEDEGDIDLPLLAYSTLVTATDNFSIKNKIGEGGFGPVYKGRLACGREIAAKRLSSDSGQGITELKNEVKLIAKLQHRNLVKLLGCCIEEENRVLVYEFMNNRSLNMLIFDDTKRKLLDWPKRFNIICGIARGLLYLHQDSRLRIIHRDLKPSNILLDDMLNPKISDFGIARIFGLDQTHGNTMRVVGTYGYMAPEYAADGLFSVKSDVFSYGILMLEIICGKRSRGFYIDDESPNLATHAWSLWKEGRAIELIDKGIEDSCVESEALRCIHVSLLCIQQFPKDRPNMPSVVLMLGSDGEFSKPKEPGYYIKKDSFVETSNLGQSEKITTNDMTITLLEAR, from the exons atgGGTATTGGTATTCTTTCCTTGGTGTTCATTGTTTTATGCATACTTATACCTTCCCTAAAATTTTCCATAGCAGTAGATACTATTAAAATCTCCGAGTCCATCACTAATGGCATGACCTTGGTTTCACAAGGTGATAAATTTGTACTTGGTTTCTTCAGTCCTATGGATTCCAACAAAAGTTACTTAGGAATTTGGTACAAGAATATCCCAGATAAAACAATTGTTTGGGTTGCAAATGGTGTCAAACCCATCAACGATTCCACCTCCGGGATCCTAACACTAAACAAAACTGGCAGCCTTGTCCTCGAACAAAATGACAAAGTAGTGTGGTATACAACATCTCAACAAGGTTCCCTGAATCCAGTTGCGCAACTTTTGGATTCAGGTAATCTTGTTGTAAGAGACGAGAATGAGACGAACCCAGAAGCCTATCTGTGGCAGAGTTTTGACTACCCTTCTGATACAATACTTCCGAGGATGAAGTTGGGTTGGAATCTTAGAACTCATACAGAGAGGAGAATGACGTCTTGGAAAAGTCCCGATGATCCGTCACCAGGAAACTTATATTGGGGTTCATTACTTTATAATTACCCTGAACAATATCTTATGCATGGAACAAAGAAATTTGTAAGAATTGGACCATGGAATGTAGTGCACTTTAGCGGTTTACCAGATGAAAAGCCTAACAACATTTATGCTTTCAATTTCGTGTCTAATAAGGATGAAATGTATTATACTTATACTCTGGTGAATGATTCTGTAATTATAAGTTTGGTAATAAATCAAACAACGATGACGTCTTATCGTTCCGTGTGGATAGAAGATCAACAAATTTGGAGAGTAGTTAAATCACTACCAAAAGACAGGTGTGACTTGTATGGAATCTGTGGAGCCTATGGTACTTGCATAATCACAGCCTCACAGATATGCAATTGTTTATCAGGGTTTAGCCCTAAGTCTCCAACTGCTTGGAACTCGTCTGACTGGACTCAAGGATGCGTCCGAAGTAAACCGTTAAACTGTACTAATAAACTCAAGGATGGATTTTTGAAAGTGGAAGGTGTAAAAGTGCCAGATTGTACACATAGTTGGGTAGATGAAACAATAGGTCTAAATGAATGTAGAGCTAAGTGCTTGAATAATTGTTCTTGTATGGCTTACACTAATTTTAACGTATCAGGAAAAGGTAGTGGTTGTGTCATGTGGTTTGGTGATTTAATTGATCTTAGGACGTTCGAAGATGAAGGGCAGGATCTCTATATTCGAATGGATGCTTCAGAATTAGGCAGAGGTAA CCATTGCTCCATTTTATCAGAGCATTCGGAAATTATTGAACTGGAAGGTGGAAGAGGTAGTGAAGATGAAGGTGATATCGATCTCCCACTGCTTGCATATTCAACTTTAGTCACTGCCACTGATAACTTCTCCATTAAGAACAAGATTGGAGAAGGTGGTTTTGGACCTGTATACAAG GGAAGATTGGCATGTGGGCGAGAAATTGCTGCGAAGCGGCTTTCAAGTGACTCTGGACAAGGAATTACTGAGTtaaagaatgaagtaaaacttATTGCAAAACTTCAACACCGAAATCTTGTTAAACTTCTTGGTTGTTGCATCGAGGAAGAAAATAGAGTGCTAGTTTATGAATTCATGAATAACCGTAGCTTGAATATgttgatttttg ATGATACTAAAAGGAAACTTCTAGATTGGCCGAAGCGCTTCAACATTATTTGCGGAATCGCTCGAGGTCTTCTTTACCTTCATCAAGATTCTAGATTGAGGATAATTCATAGAGACCTCAAACCAAGCAATATTTTGCTAGATGACATGCTGAACCCAAAAATTTCAGATTTTGGTATAGCTAGAATATTTGGATTAGATCAAACACACGGAAATACAATGCGGGTGGTTGGAACTTA TGGCTACATGGCACCAGAATATGCCGCAGATGGACTTTTTTCTGTGAAGTCAGATGTGTTTAGTTATGGAATTTTGATGCTGGAGATTATATGCGGAAAGAGAAGTAGAGGTTTTTATATCGACGACGAATCTCCAAACCTTGCCACTCAT GCATGGAGTTTATGGAAAGAGGGAAGAGCTATAGAACTAATTGACAAAGGCATAGAGGACTCTTGTGTTGAATCAGAGGCATTGCGTTGCATTCATGTGAGTCTCTTGTGTATCCAACAATTTCCAAAGGATAGGCCTAATATGCCTTCGGTGGTTTTAATGTTGGGGAGTGATGGTGAATTTTCTAAGCCAAAAGAACCTGGTTACTATATAAAGAAAGATTCATTTGTAGAAACTTCCAACTTGGGTCAAAGCGAAAAAATCACAACCAATGATATGACCATCACCTTATTAGAAGCCCGATGA
- the LOC131618818 gene encoding uncharacterized protein LOC131618818, giving the protein MAPDRDAPPENSQENSQERDAQERDATDTNAPPDTEAKEVARGITIMKGIVRHRDQGLVYRLDWNSDKQAIGPNSAKLTSYIGTLVRMHIPVSTAKWNLKSEELDAKKKAIWDELQRTFEIPDDRKRYILSLAGKRYRGWKAFLTNTYLKDKDGNFLEEAPGRPKKYEIFIGEKDWAEFVNQRDEDFRKRSATNSEVMFFMHHNMHSLGKMLSSEIKDKKVFTHNC; this is encoded by the exons atggctccggatagagatgctccacctgaaaactcacaagaaaactcacaagaaagagatgctcaagaaagagatgccacagatacaaatgctccacctgatactgaagcaaaagaagttgcacgaggcatcactattatgaagggaatcgttcgacatagagaccaaggattagtataccgtttggattggaattctgataaacaagcaattggtcctaattctgcaaagttgaccagctatattggtacacttgttcgtatgcatattccggtctccacagctaaatggaatctgaaaagcgaagagttggatgcgaaaaaaaaagcgatttgggacgagcttcag aggacttttgagataccagatgatcgtaaacgctacatacttagtttggccggcaaaagatatagagggtggaaagcctttttgacaaacacctatcttaaggataaagatggaaactttcttgaagaggcaccgggacggccaaaaaagtatgagatcttcattggtgaaaaagattgggctgagtttgtaaatcaaagagatgaagattttcggaaaaggagtgccacgaatagt GAGGTGATGTTTTTTATGCATCACAATATGCATTCTTTGGGAAAGATGTTGTCCAGTGAGATCAAGGATAAGAAGGTATTTACTCATAATTGTTGA